Proteins found in one Magnolia sinica isolate HGM2019 chromosome 5, MsV1, whole genome shotgun sequence genomic segment:
- the LOC131247233 gene encoding VQ motif-containing protein 10-like, which yields MSTEGSCPVKVRIIVTEFVETDATSFKSVVQRLTGRDRNVIATEKMAEISNGAPKKKVSKAACVGEDGSWGSPESSEQLEEWERIFMEIPNLDELKAWCAD from the coding sequence ATGTCCACGGAAGGAAGTTGTCCAGTGAAAGTGAGAATTATCGTGACTGAGTTCGTCGAAACAGACGCGACGAGCTTCAAATCCGTCGTTCAGCGCCTGACGGGAAGAGATCGCAATGTGATTGCAACGGAGAAAATGGCGGAGATATCCAACGGTGCTCCCAAGAAGAAAGTGTCTAAGGCAGCTTGTGTTGGAGAGGATGGATCGTGGGGCTCGCCGGAGAGTTCGGAGCAGCTGGAAGAGTGGGAGAGAATCTTCATGGAGATTCCAAACTTAGATGAATTGAAGGCCTGGTGCGCTGATTGA
- the LOC131247234 gene encoding VQ motif-containing protein 10-like, whose amino-acid sequence MSTEGSCPVKVRIIVTEFVETDATSFKSVVQRLTGRDRNVIATEKMAEISNGAPKKKVSKAACVGEDGSWGSPESSEQLEEWERIFMEIPNLDELKAWCAD is encoded by the coding sequence ATGTCCACGGAAGGAAGTTGTCCCGTGAAAGTGAGAATTATCGTGACTGAGTTCGTCGAAACAGACGCGACGAGCTTCAAATCCGTCGTTCAGCGCCTGACGGGAAGAGATCGGAATGTGATTGCAACGGAGAAAATGGCGGAGATATCCAACGGTGCTCCCAAGAAGAAAGTGTCTAAGGCAGCTTGTGTTGGAGAGGATGGATCGTGGGGCTCGCCGGAGAGTTCGGAGCAGCTGGAAGAGTGGGAGAGAATCTTCATGGAGATTCCAAACTTAGATGAATTGAAGGCCTGGTGCGCTGATTGA